The following proteins come from a genomic window of Nostoc sp. TCL26-01:
- a CDS encoding PIN domain-containing protein translates to MIIYVETNFLIGIAKGQDTQGQQLLQNLPLSLHLVVPSICFVESLITLDQGEKYNLDFLHKLDIQINESERDNSVKSRLLLYQLEQSRTCFLERNNEVKERFYITFNQLIEKAKMITFTPEIFQESFGRSILEKHLMDKLILECIIHHARLHPHEIKCFLSSNSHEFRKREVSEVLQDHNIQYFHKTQNFLGWLNSQPN, encoded by the coding sequence GTGATAATTTATGTTGAAACTAATTTCTTAATAGGTATTGCTAAAGGGCAAGATACGCAAGGACAACAGTTATTGCAAAACTTACCTTTATCCTTACATTTAGTAGTACCAAGTATTTGTTTTGTCGAATCATTAATAACATTAGATCAAGGAGAAAAATATAATCTTGATTTTCTACATAAGTTAGATATACAGATTAATGAATCAGAACGAGATAATTCAGTTAAGTCTCGGCTATTACTTTATCAACTAGAGCAATCAAGAACTTGCTTTTTGGAACGAAATAATGAAGTTAAGGAGCGTTTTTACATAACATTTAATCAACTTATAGAGAAAGCGAAAATGATTACATTCACGCCTGAAATATTTCAAGAAAGCTTTGGAAGAAGTATTCTGGAAAAGCATCTGATGGATAAATTAATTTTAGAGTGCATAATTCATCATGCACGCTTACATCCTCATGAAATAAAATGCTTTTTAAGTAGTAATTCTCATGAGTTTCGTAAACGAGAAGTATCAGAAGTATTACAAGATCATAATATTCAATACTTCCATAAAACTCAAAACTTCCTTGGCTGGCTCAATTCTCAGCCAAATTAA
- the pcrA gene encoding DNA helicase PcrA codes for MTIDFLSHLNPSQRQAVEHYCGPLLVVAGAGSGKTRALTYRIANLILKHRVAPENILAVTFTNKAAREMKERIQKLFAEQLAMTEQGQRLDLLPEYEQTKLRSRVYKNIIKDLWCGTFHSLFSRILRFDIEKYQDEKGRKWNRNFSIFDESDVQTLIKEIVTKQLNLDDKKFEPRSVRYAISNAKNQGLSPQELEQEQPNYRGRVIADVYSRYQDKLAENNALDFDDLILIPTRLFQQNEQVLGYWHRKFSHILVDEYQDTNRTQYDLIRLLVTNGEESKSEWNWQNRSVFVVGDADQSIYSFRMADFTILLEFQNDFGDGLPDDDTRTMVKLEENYRSCENILQAANELIENNTQRIDKILKATRGAGEEIYCHKADDELAEAEFVIRQIRTSEHQHPELNWGSFAILYRTNAQSRPFEELLVRHQIPYTVVGGMKFYDRKEIKDVIAYLRAIANPSDTVSLLRVINTPRRGIGKATIDNLINASQQLGTTLWEILSDETSVNTLAGRSAKGVKNFAQMISRWQEQIATTPVTEIVMGILEDSGYVQDLQSQGTDEAEDRIQNVQELYNAVLQFQEENEDVSLTAFLQSTALSSDLDNLQEGKTAVSLMTLHASKGLEFPVVFLVGLEQGLFPNYRSMNDPAALEEERRLCYVGITRAQERLYLSFARERRLYGSREPAMRSQFLDELPPELVTSQGKIGQSHPKITSTTNGKSEVAQNWQVGDQVLHKTFGIGEITHVFGTGNKLSVAVKFASLGQKIIDPRVAQLQKVD; via the coding sequence ATGACTATTGACTTTCTCAGCCATCTTAACCCCAGTCAACGCCAAGCCGTCGAACATTACTGCGGCCCCTTGCTTGTTGTAGCTGGTGCTGGTTCTGGTAAAACACGCGCGCTAACTTATCGGATTGCTAACTTAATTCTCAAGCATCGTGTCGCCCCAGAAAATATCCTGGCGGTTACTTTTACAAATAAAGCCGCGCGGGAAATGAAAGAAAGGATTCAAAAGCTGTTTGCCGAACAATTGGCGATGACAGAACAGGGACAGCGTTTAGATTTATTGCCAGAATACGAACAAACTAAATTGCGATCGCGCGTTTACAAAAATATCATCAAAGACTTGTGGTGTGGGACTTTCCACAGTTTATTTTCTCGCATTCTCCGGTTTGATATTGAAAAATACCAAGATGAAAAAGGTCGAAAATGGAATCGCAATTTTTCCATTTTTGATGAATCTGATGTGCAAACTTTAATTAAAGAAATCGTCACTAAACAATTAAATTTAGATGATAAGAAATTTGAACCCCGTTCTGTGCGTTACGCTATTAGCAATGCCAAAAACCAAGGGTTATCTCCCCAAGAATTAGAACAAGAACAACCAAATTATCGGGGTAGAGTCATTGCTGATGTTTATAGTCGCTATCAAGATAAATTAGCAGAAAATAATGCTCTCGATTTTGATGATTTAATCTTAATCCCTACAAGATTATTCCAACAAAACGAACAAGTTTTAGGTTACTGGCATCGCAAGTTTAGCCATATCCTAGTAGATGAATATCAAGATACTAATCGTACTCAATATGATCTGATTCGCTTATTAGTTACCAATGGCGAAGAGAGCAAAAGTGAGTGGAATTGGCAAAATCGCTCAGTGTTTGTGGTAGGTGATGCTGACCAGTCTATATATAGTTTTAGAATGGCAGATTTCACCATCTTACTAGAGTTTCAGAATGATTTTGGTGATGGTTTGCCAGATGATGATACTCGGACAATGGTGAAGCTAGAAGAAAATTATCGTTCTTGTGAAAATATTCTCCAAGCTGCTAACGAACTGATAGAGAATAATACCCAAAGAATTGATAAAATTCTCAAAGCGACCAGGGGAGCAGGTGAAGAAATTTATTGTCATAAAGCTGATGATGAACTAGCAGAAGCAGAGTTTGTCATTAGACAAATTCGCACATCAGAACACCAACACCCAGAATTAAATTGGGGTAGTTTTGCTATTCTTTATCGTACCAATGCTCAATCTCGCCCCTTTGAAGAATTGTTAGTGAGGCATCAAATTCCTTACACAGTTGTTGGGGGGATGAAATTTTACGATCGCAAAGAAATCAAAGATGTTATAGCTTATCTCAGAGCGATCGCTAACCCATCTGATACAGTTAGCTTATTACGAGTAATTAACACTCCCCGTCGGGGAATAGGTAAAGCCACTATTGATAACTTAATTAATGCTTCCCAACAATTAGGCACAACTCTCTGGGAAATCTTAAGTGATGAAACCTCAGTCAATACATTAGCTGGACGTTCTGCCAAAGGTGTGAAAAACTTTGCCCAAATGATTAGCCGTTGGCAAGAACAAATCGCTACAACCCCAGTCACGGAAATAGTCATGGGCATTTTAGAAGATTCTGGTTACGTGCAAGACTTACAAAGTCAAGGTACAGATGAAGCCGAAGACAGAATCCAAAACGTCCAAGAACTCTATAACGCCGTGTTGCAATTTCAAGAAGAAAATGAGGATGTTTCTTTAACAGCTTTTCTACAAAGTACAGCCCTCAGTTCTGATTTGGATAACTTGCAGGAAGGAAAAACAGCTGTTTCCTTGATGACTCTCCATGCTTCCAAAGGGTTAGAATTTCCCGTCGTCTTTTTGGTAGGTTTGGAACAGGGATTATTCCCCAACTACCGTTCCATGAATGATCCCGCCGCTTTAGAGGAAGAACGTCGCCTGTGTTACGTAGGTATTACCCGCGCACAAGAACGCTTATACTTATCCTTTGCCCGCGAACGCCGCTTGTATGGTTCTCGTGAACCCGCCATGCGATCGCAATTTCTCGATGAGTTACCCCCAGAACTAGTAACTAGCCAGGGTAAAATTGGGCAAAGTCATCCCAAAATAACCTCTACAACTAATGGTAAGTCAGAAGTAGCCCAAAACTGGCAAGTAGGCGATCAGGTTTTACACAAAACCTTTGGGATTGGCGAAATAACCCATGTTTTTGGTACTGGGAATAAGCTATCGGTAGCGGTGAAATTTGCTAGTTTAGGGCAAAAAATTATTGACCCTAGAGTAGCACAGTTGCAAAAGGTAGATTAA
- the argH gene encoding argininosuccinate lyase, giving the protein MTEKPTWSQRFESALHPAIARFNASINFDIELIEYDITGSQAHAKMLAHTGIISPAEGEQLVTGLEQIRQEYRQGEFQPGVDAEDVHFAVERRLTEIVGDVGKKLHTARSRNDQVGTDTRLYLRDQIQQIQNYLRDFQRALLDIAEKNVETLIPGYTHLQRAQPVSLAHHLLAYFQMAQRDWERLGDVSRRVNISPLGCGALAGTTFPIDRHYTAQLLDFASIYENSLDGVSDRDFAIEFLSAASIIMVHLSRLSEEIILWASEEFRFVTLKDSCATGSSIMPQKKNPDVPELVRGKTGRVFGHLQAILVIMKGLPLAYNKDLQEDKEGLFDSVNTVKACLEAMTILLEQGLEFRTQRLAQAVTEDFSNATDVADYLAARGVPFREAYNLVGKVVKTSIAAGKLLKDLTIEEWQQIHPAFTNDIYEAISPRQVVAARNSHGGTGFAQISKALLVARRQIGE; this is encoded by the coding sequence ATGACCGAAAAACCAACTTGGAGTCAGCGATTTGAATCGGCGTTACATCCGGCGATCGCTCGTTTTAATGCCAGTATAAATTTTGATATAGAATTAATCGAGTATGACATTACAGGTTCTCAAGCTCATGCCAAGATGTTGGCGCATACGGGGATAATTTCGCCAGCTGAGGGAGAACAATTAGTCACAGGTTTAGAACAAATCCGTCAAGAATATCGCCAAGGTGAATTTCAACCAGGTGTTGATGCAGAAGATGTTCACTTTGCTGTAGAACGGCGCTTGACAGAAATTGTTGGTGATGTAGGGAAAAAACTGCACACAGCGCGATCGCGTAATGACCAAGTAGGTACAGATACTAGACTTTATCTACGTGATCAAATCCAGCAAATTCAGAATTACCTACGGGATTTTCAACGGGCATTATTAGATATAGCTGAAAAAAACGTAGAAACATTAATTCCTGGTTACACCCATTTACAACGCGCTCAACCTGTGAGTTTAGCTCATCATTTGTTAGCTTACTTCCAAATGGCACAACGGGATTGGGAACGTTTAGGAGATGTTTCTCGCCGAGTAAATATTTCCCCCTTGGGTTGTGGTGCTTTAGCGGGTACTACCTTCCCGATTGATCGTCATTACACAGCCCAGTTGTTAGATTTTGCCAGTATTTACGAGAATAGCTTAGATGGTGTGAGCGATCGCGATTTTGCGATCGAATTTTTGTCGGCAGCTAGTATCATCATGGTTCACCTCAGTCGCTTATCTGAGGAAATTATTCTTTGGGCTTCTGAAGAATTTCGATTTGTCACCCTCAAAGATAGCTGTGCAACTGGTTCTAGCATTATGCCTCAAAAGAAAAACCCTGATGTACCCGAATTAGTCAGAGGCAAAACTGGGCGGGTGTTTGGTCATCTCCAGGCAATATTGGTAATCATGAAAGGATTACCCCTGGCGTATAACAAAGACTTGCAAGAAGACAAAGAAGGTTTATTTGACAGCGTTAACACAGTCAAAGCTTGTCTGGAAGCAATGACAATTTTGTTGGAACAGGGTTTAGAATTTCGCACCCAGCGTTTAGCACAAGCAGTCACAGAAGACTTTTCTAACGCCACAGATGTGGCTGATTATCTCGCAGCGCGGGGTGTCCCTTTCCGCGAAGCTTATAACCTTGTAGGTAAAGTCGTCAAAACTAGCATTGCTGCCGGTAAACTCCTCAAAGATTTGACAATAGAAGAATGGCAACAAATCCACCCAGCATTTACTAATGATATCTACGAAGCCATCTCACCTCGCCAAGTCGTAGCCGCCCGCAACAGTCACGGTGGTACAGGTTTTGCTCAAATCAGCAAAGCACTCTTAGTAGCTAGGAGGCAAATTGGGGAATAG
- a CDS encoding ABC transporter substrate-binding protein yields the protein MKTFAKIKHIWLLIALLITAVTVAACNPDNFKSSAAQVPQVVTSILSDPKTFNFPLNSESPNVFGLIYEGLITENYDTGGIDPALAESWEISDDKLKIVFTLRDGLKWSDGQPLTVDDVVFTYNDIYFNKDIPTDVRDVMRIGESGKLPTVRKVDNRRVEFTVPEPFAPFLRSATGYPILPAHTLRESITTKDSEGKPKFLQKWGVDTPPEQIVVNGLYKLERYDTSERVVFRRNPYYWRKGPKGEAQPYIERIVWQIVESTDTALLQFRSTGLDTIAVSPDYFSLLKVQEKQGNFKIYNGGPAAGTTFILFNLNKGRRDGKPLINPVKSRWFNTLEFRQAVAYAIDRQTMINNTYRGLGQTQNSPISVQSPYYLSPKEGLKVYDYNLEKAKQLLLKAGFKYNAQNQLLDSDGNRVRFTLLTNAGNKIREAIGSQVKQDLSKIGIQVDFTPLAWNTYTDKLSNTLDWEASMLGLTGGLEPNDGANVWNPEGGLHMFNQKPQAGQKPIEGWEVAPWEAKIGQLYIQAARELDEAKRKAIYAETQRITQENLPFIYLVNPYALSAVRDRFEGIRFSALGGAFWNLYEIKIVK from the coding sequence ATGAAAACTTTTGCAAAAATCAAGCATATTTGGTTGTTAATCGCATTGCTAATAACAGCAGTGACTGTTGCGGCTTGTAATCCAGACAATTTTAAAAGCTCGGCTGCACAAGTCCCCCAAGTAGTTACAAGTATCCTCAGCGATCCTAAGACTTTTAATTTTCCGCTTAATTCAGAATCTCCTAATGTTTTTGGGTTGATTTATGAAGGTTTAATTACTGAAAATTATGACACTGGCGGTATTGATCCAGCTTTGGCAGAATCTTGGGAAATTTCTGATGATAAATTAAAAATTGTTTTTACTTTGCGTGATGGTTTGAAATGGTCTGATGGACAACCATTAACAGTAGATGATGTAGTCTTTACTTACAATGACATTTACTTTAATAAAGACATTCCTACAGATGTTCGAGATGTGATGCGAATTGGTGAGAGTGGTAAATTGCCAACTGTGAGAAAAGTTGATAATCGCCGGGTTGAGTTTACTGTACCAGAACCATTTGCGCCATTTTTACGCAGTGCTACAGGATACCCAATTTTACCAGCCCATACATTACGGGAATCAATCACCACGAAAGATTCTGAAGGTAAACCGAAGTTTTTACAAAAATGGGGTGTTGATACACCACCAGAGCAAATTGTTGTTAATGGTTTATATAAATTAGAGCGTTATGACACCAGTGAACGGGTAGTATTTCGGCGTAATCCCTATTACTGGCGTAAAGGGCCAAAAGGCGAAGCTCAACCTTATATTGAAAGAATAGTTTGGCAAATTGTCGAATCTACAGATACAGCTTTACTACAATTCCGTTCTACTGGTTTAGATACTATTGCAGTATCACCAGACTATTTCTCTTTATTGAAGGTGCAAGAAAAGCAAGGTAATTTCAAAATATACAATGGTGGGCCGGCTGCGGGTACGACTTTTATACTGTTTAATTTAAATAAGGGTCGAAGAGACGGTAAGCCACTGATTAATCCAGTTAAATCTCGTTGGTTTAATACTTTAGAATTTCGCCAAGCTGTAGCTTATGCTATTGACAGGCAAACGATGATTAATAATACTTATCGTGGTTTGGGTCAAACGCAAAATTCCCCCATTTCTGTGCAAAGTCCTTATTATCTTTCACCCAAGGAAGGATTAAAAGTATACGATTATAATCTGGAAAAAGCCAAGCAATTATTACTCAAGGCTGGCTTTAAATATAATGCTCAGAATCAGTTATTAGACTCTGACGGTAATCGTGTTCGGTTTACTTTGTTAACGAATGCTGGTAACAAGATTAGGGAAGCTATAGGTTCACAAGTTAAACAAGACTTGAGTAAAATTGGCATTCAAGTTGATTTTACACCTTTGGCATGGAATACTTATACAGACAAGCTTTCTAACACTTTAGATTGGGAAGCTTCTATGTTAGGTTTGACTGGTGGTTTGGAACCAAATGATGGTGCTAACGTGTGGAATCCTGAAGGTGGATTACATATGTTTAATCAAAAACCCCAAGCAGGACAAAAACCTATTGAAGGTTGGGAAGTAGCACCTTGGGAAGCAAAAATTGGTCAACTTTATATTCAAGCGGCCAGAGAATTAGATGAGGCTAAACGCAAAGCAATTTACGCGGAAACTCAACGCATCACGCAGGAAAATTTACCATTTATCTATTTGGTGAATCCTTATGCCTTATCGGCTGTACGCGATCGCTTTGAGGGTATCAGATTTTCAGCATTAGGCGGCGCATTCTGGAATTTGTATGAAATCAAAATTGTGAAGTAG
- the larB gene encoding nickel pincer cofactor biosynthesis protein LarB yields the protein MTQPEVLRSLLEAVANGKVSPEVALDSLKDLAYESVGDFAKIDHHRQLRTGFPEVIWGQGKTPEQIQQIMEVMRQRNSVVMATRIEPAVYALLQSKVRGLHYYEMARICAIRPSEIDPQFTGIISIVSAGTADLPVAEEAAVTAELSGFRVQRLWDVGVAGIHRLLSNRHLIESASVLIVVAGMEGALPSVVAGLADCPVIAVPTSVGYGASFGGLAPLLTMLNSCAAGVGVVNIDNGFGAAVLAGQILRTAEKLRMA from the coding sequence GTGACTCAACCTGAAGTTTTGCGATCGCTCCTAGAAGCGGTCGCCAATGGTAAAGTTAGCCCAGAAGTGGCATTAGACTCACTCAAAGACTTAGCTTATGAATCTGTGGGTGATTTTGCCAAAATTGATCACCATCGCCAGTTAAGAACTGGTTTCCCGGAAGTGATTTGGGGACAGGGTAAAACACCCGAACAGATTCAGCAAATCATGGAGGTCATGCGTCAGCGTAATTCGGTGGTGATGGCTACCCGCATCGAACCAGCAGTCTATGCTTTACTGCAATCAAAAGTTAGAGGTTTGCATTACTACGAAATGGCACGAATTTGTGCTATTAGACCCTCAGAAATTGACCCACAGTTTACAGGAATTATTAGTATTGTTTCTGCCGGTACGGCTGACTTACCAGTTGCGGAGGAAGCCGCAGTCACAGCCGAACTATCTGGTTTTCGGGTGCAGCGTCTCTGGGATGTCGGTGTTGCTGGGATTCATCGTTTGTTGAGTAATCGCCATCTGATTGAGTCAGCATCAGTGTTGATTGTTGTGGCTGGGATGGAAGGTGCTTTACCTAGTGTTGTGGCTGGTTTGGCTGATTGTCCTGTGATTGCTGTCCCTACCAGCGTCGGTTATGGGGCAAGTTTTGGTGGGTTAGCACCACTATTGACAATGTTGAACTCTTGTGCTGCTGGGGTGGGAGTAGTAAATATTGATAACGGTTTTGGTGCAGCAGTCTTGGCGGGGCAAATTTTGCGTACAGCCGAGAAATTGCGGATGGCATAA
- a CDS encoding DUF3318 domain-containing protein: MEPNVEIRRLFEVMPASGRMTIKIVSKPQQPQVIDAAFPLPWDRERLICINFDLWGQLTKAQRDLLLLQKVAWLTGVRWFKPDIYQGVVLVGLLGGLVESAQSDVVGVAIAGGLSAIAMLRIWRSNQSSEAELNADAAALRVAQRRGYGEVEAAQHLLSAIETIAKMSGNSGLDFSTLIRCQNLRAIAGSSPVGMPENFRASS; this comes from the coding sequence ATGGAACCAAACGTGGAAATTCGCCGGTTATTTGAGGTGATGCCGGCTTCTGGCAGAATGACAATCAAAATTGTCAGTAAACCACAACAACCACAAGTCATCGACGCTGCTTTTCCCTTACCCTGGGATCGAGAAAGATTAATATGTATTAACTTCGATTTGTGGGGACAGTTGACAAAAGCACAACGGGATTTGTTGCTGTTGCAAAAAGTAGCGTGGTTGACGGGTGTGCGTTGGTTCAAACCAGATATTTACCAAGGTGTTGTATTGGTGGGATTATTGGGTGGTTTGGTGGAATCAGCACAGTCAGATGTGGTGGGTGTAGCTATTGCTGGAGGATTAAGTGCGATCGCTATGTTGCGGATTTGGCGCAGTAACCAATCTTCAGAGGCTGAACTGAATGCTGATGCAGCTGCACTGCGAGTAGCACAACGCCGGGGTTACGGGGAAGTAGAAGCAGCTCAACATTTATTATCAGCCATAGAAACGATAGCCAAGATGTCCGGCAATTCTGGATTAGATTTTAGCACCTTAATTCGTTGCCAAAACTTACGAGCGATCGCTGGATCTTCTCCTGTTGGGATGCCAGAAAATTTTCGAGCATCATCATAA
- a CDS encoding alpha/beta fold hydrolase, with product MDTLLRNARRKLSQGLLFWREAGEGMPLILLHGAWHDSGQWVSVMESLSLHFHCFAPDLLGFGESENPNIHYSIDLQVECVAEFLQALRLEQVYLVGDSLGAWIAASYALKYGEQVRGLVLLSPEGVKIAGQEQKCQKMRQLIKRSPLLFKVLRSLRFFTKILRLEEKIAQDWQKRQTLQQYPTSAQLLFQRQQSEIEAELLENRLSSLAVPVLILQGGKDTPDALARTQIYSKLISQAELNMIAHVSNNLPESCAGVVAGDIRKFIQESQKL from the coding sequence ATGGATACGTTGTTACGGAACGCCCGGAGAAAACTATCTCAAGGGCTATTATTCTGGCGTGAGGCTGGTGAGGGGATGCCTCTGATTTTGTTACATGGTGCTTGGCATGATAGTGGACAATGGGTAAGTGTGATGGAGTCGCTTTCTTTGCACTTTCATTGCTTTGCACCAGATTTGTTGGGGTTTGGTGAATCAGAAAACCCGAATATTCACTATTCCATTGATTTACAAGTTGAGTGTGTTGCTGAGTTTTTACAAGCTTTGCGGTTAGAACAGGTATATCTAGTCGGGGATTCCCTGGGGGCTTGGATTGCTGCTAGTTATGCTCTCAAATATGGAGAACAAGTGCGTGGTTTAGTGTTGCTATCGCCAGAAGGGGTGAAAATAGCGGGACAAGAGCAAAAATGTCAAAAAATGCGGCAATTGATCAAGCGATCGCCTTTATTATTTAAGGTACTGCGATCGCTCCGGTTCTTCACTAAAATTTTGCGTCTAGAGGAGAAAATTGCTCAAGATTGGCAAAAACGCCAAACATTACAGCAATATCCTACATCTGCTCAATTACTGTTTCAACGCCAGCAATCAGAAATTGAGGCAGAGTTATTAGAAAATCGCTTGTCTTCATTGGCAGTTCCAGTTTTAATTTTGCAAGGTGGTAAAGACACACCAGATGCTTTAGCTAGAACTCAGATATATAGTAAACTAATTTCCCAAGCTGAGTTAAATATGATTGCTCATGTTAGCAACAATTTACCAGAATCTTGTGCTGGAGTTGTGGCTGGAGATATCCGCAAGTTTATTCAGGAAAGTCAGAAATTATAA
- a CDS encoding NUDIX hydrolase has protein sequence MNVLAFFTATVQTTRGLWRIGQTILGIIFRHPIAGTSIIPILSDGRIVLIRRRDDGLWALPGGMVDWGEDIPSTVRRELMEETGLELTKIRRLVGVYSSPDRDPRIHSICVVVEAEVEGKMEVQDALEVIEIQAFAPSSIPQEPMSHDHYRQLQDYLNGLTTLA, from the coding sequence TTGAACGTTCTTGCTTTTTTTACGGCAACAGTCCAAACCACACGAGGCTTGTGGCGCATTGGACAAACGATACTGGGAATTATCTTCCGTCATCCAATTGCGGGAACCAGTATCATCCCTATATTATCTGATGGCAGAATTGTACTAATTCGGCGGCGTGATGATGGACTATGGGCTTTGCCTGGGGGTATGGTAGACTGGGGCGAAGATATTCCCAGTACAGTCCGCCGTGAGTTGATGGAGGAGACTGGGCTGGAGTTAACAAAAATTCGGCGTTTGGTGGGAGTTTATTCTTCACCAGATCGAGATCCCAGAATTCATTCAATTTGTGTTGTCGTTGAGGCAGAAGTGGAAGGAAAAATGGAAGTTCAGGATGCCTTAGAGGTAATAGAAATCCAAGCTTTTGCTCCCAGTTCTATCCCTCAAGAACCAATGTCTCATGACCATTATCGGCAGCTACAAGACTATTTAAATGGTTTGACAACTCTGGCGTAA
- a CDS encoding ATP-binding protein — MQTTQQPIPIDSSSDSKEVPLEEPSTDELPTIEFPSRGKLKASSWRIHQKIGYGYFVAIGIGFFGSLTGLVIANYYRGREIRQFNQAQEQRQLLSDYKDAVLGAQLHSSSIAAFLEDPQRLPEKKAEFSKNVDRAKRLEEKIAKFINSRPKRLAAAEATLQTLLQDYTSSLKSYIEQIDAILAEIQQPVPPQQVIVLRARILEVMRGETAMQLDQLSDKLANILRTAELQERDRQIDVEEAKGVERLIVMVSMLVSVAIAAIVAWRTSRAIAEPVITVTQVAEQVARKSNFDLRAPVTTEDEIGLLAKSLNHLIERVSERTKELEQAKELAEAASKAKSIFLANVSHELRTPLNAVIGLSQLLQDDAADLNLSGDFITDLETINSAGRHLLDLINDILDLSKIEAGKMTLYPETFEIATLINNVVLTVKPAIEKNGNILEVYCDEQLGKMYADQTRMRQVLLNLLSNAAKFTNNGRITLTVQSEKQDLLSETSFGMVSFTVSDTGIGMSPSQQQQIFKPFTQGDTSTTKKYGGTGLGLAISRHFCNMMGGEILVKSQPGVGSTFTVHLPLTVQD; from the coding sequence ATGCAAACGACTCAACAGCCGATCCCTATTGACAGCAGTTCAGATAGCAAAGAAGTGCCATTAGAAGAACCATCGACAGACGAACTCCCAACTATAGAATTTCCCTCACGAGGGAAACTCAAGGCTAGTTCCTGGCGAATACATCAAAAAATTGGTTACGGTTACTTTGTGGCGATTGGCATAGGCTTTTTCGGCTCACTTACTGGTTTAGTTATTGCCAACTACTACCGAGGCAGAGAGATTAGGCAGTTTAATCAAGCTCAAGAACAAAGACAGCTACTGAGTGATTATAAAGATGCAGTACTGGGAGCGCAATTGCATAGCTCCAGCATAGCTGCGTTTTTGGAAGATCCTCAACGACTGCCAGAGAAAAAAGCTGAGTTTTCTAAAAATGTAGATAGGGCTAAAAGATTAGAAGAGAAAATTGCTAAGTTTATCAATAGCAGACCTAAAAGACTGGCAGCAGCAGAAGCTACCCTACAGACTTTGCTGCAAGATTATACATCTAGTTTGAAGTCCTATATTGAACAAATAGACGCAATCCTCGCAGAAATTCAGCAGCCTGTACCACCACAACAAGTGATTGTACTGAGAGCAAGGATACTAGAAGTGATGCGTGGCGAGACAGCTATGCAGTTAGATCAACTATCAGATAAGTTGGCTAACATCCTGCGAACGGCTGAATTACAAGAACGAGACAGACAAATAGATGTCGAAGAAGCCAAAGGGGTTGAGCGTTTAATTGTCATGGTGAGTATGCTGGTTTCTGTAGCGATCGCTGCTATTGTCGCATGGCGTACCAGCAGAGCGATCGCCGAACCAGTAATTACTGTCACCCAAGTGGCTGAACAAGTAGCCCGCAAATCCAATTTTGATTTACGCGCCCCTGTCACCACAGAAGATGAAATCGGTTTACTCGCTAAATCCTTAAATCACTTGATTGAAAGAGTATCGGAACGTACTAAAGAACTAGAACAAGCTAAAGAATTAGCCGAAGCCGCCAGCAAAGCCAAAAGTATCTTCTTAGCAAATGTCAGCCATGAGTTACGCACACCATTAAACGCTGTGATTGGTTTAAGCCAACTATTACAAGATGATGCAGCCGATCTCAATTTATCAGGAGACTTCATTACTGATTTAGAGACAATCAACTCGGCTGGTAGACATCTACTAGATTTAATTAATGACATCCTCGACTTATCCAAAATTGAAGCGGGGAAAATGACTTTGTATCCAGAAACCTTTGAGATTGCGACACTCATCAATAACGTTGTTCTCACAGTCAAACCAGCCATAGAAAAAAATGGCAACATTTTAGAAGTATATTGTGATGAACAACTAGGTAAAATGTATGCAGATCAAACGAGGATGCGACAAGTCTTATTGAACTTACTGAGCAATGCTGCTAAATTTACCAACAACGGCAGGATCACCCTCACAGTTCAAAGCGAGAAACAAGACTTATTATCAGAAACTTCTTTTGGTATGGTTAGTTTCACCGTCAGCGACACAGGCATAGGAATGTCACCTAGTCAACAGCAACAGATATTTAAACCTTTCACCCAAGGAGACACATCAACTACGAAAAAATACGGTGGTACGGGACTAGGGTTAGCCATCAGCCGGCACTTTTGCAACATGATGGGAGGAGAAATTCTCGTGAAAAGTCAGCCAGGAGTAGGTTCTACTTTTACCGTTCACTTACCACTGACAGTTCAGGATTGA